In one Rutidosis leptorrhynchoides isolate AG116_Rl617_1_P2 chromosome 8, CSIRO_AGI_Rlap_v1, whole genome shotgun sequence genomic region, the following are encoded:
- the LOC139864127 gene encoding uncharacterized protein: MSEEEVDNKINQTITNLLPNIIAQAIDAMRNQGGETFKHEDEDEYVEKKAVTGDAIHVWLGRFQKQRPLSFSTASTPVEAENWITHIEKIYRVLSCEERFWVPLAIYKLEGDAQRWWIALRQAKGGIDFEDSLDWVDFKELFFRQYFSEAEKEAVIREYANIKQGNDESINDFTKRFLRLVGLIGAAAGSSEDQARKYKWAVHGCYRSKMINLKCFDVAEAADYARNLEMERAEYLSTKNEDGKNKRVKIAQPLRSVPAPTTKQGQQSGNQGYRSNNWNNRGNQQRIDNGPNNNNRGQLQVYRPQGQQRGNENGGVNANAPCGTYGKNHPGRVCYRSAGSCFACGEVGHLAKDCKNPRPGFVPKVPPPAPGGRVFAMTAAQAADATGTITGHVFVHHRALFVLFDYGSTHSIVSVKSSKYLKVSPTWLSTPFTISTPMGSVETIDHVYQNCRLEFNDCMFPANLFPMTMHDFDIILGMDWLSRHHANIDCYSKRILFGNHSIPDCVFNGDLPIKSIKVISALKAQKLISHGCVGYLASIQNLSIESPSLENIDVVREFPDVFPDELQGLPPVREVEFLIDLIPGSQPISKAPYRMAPLELQKLKEQLQELIDCGFIRLSVSSWGAPSNEEHENHLRAVLETLRSKKLFAKFSKCEFWLQRVSFLGHVVSAEGIMMDPAKIEAIINWSRPTSVVEVRSFLGLAGYYRRFVEGFSTIALPLTKLLRKGEKFVWTEERQKSFDELKKRLVSAPILALPSGSGGFQIYSDASKHGLGCVLMQHGKVIAYASRQLKPYEVNYLTHDLELAAVIFALKIWRWLELLKDYDANIQYHPGKANVVADALSRKSFGSISCLVTHIQEFERLDMGLSKRGASGMLANLKFESDLITRIKWAQLDDGDLWTVFQNLEEGKVKEFREDDDGVIWCGNRLCVPNDDAIRKALLSEAHSSPFSIHPSSTKMYQDLKQHFWWSGMKKDIARYVGKCLTCQQVKIEHQRASGLLQPLDILVWKWDDISMDFVCGLPKTVKRHDAIRMVIDRLTKSAHFLPIRMDYLVSKLSELFQQEIVRLHGVPSSIVSDRDPRFTSRFWKGLHKVWGTQLKLSTAFHPQTDGQSERTIQILEDMLRACALDWKGN, translated from the exons ATGTCCGAGGAGGAGGTAGATAACAAGATTAACCAAACTATCACGAATTTGTTACCCAACATTATAGCTCAAGCTATTGATGCTATGCGTAATCAAGGTGGCGAGACTTTTAAGCATGAAGACGAGGATGAGTATGTGGAGAAGAAAGCTGTAACGGGGGATGCTATTCATGTTTGGTTAGGACGGTTTCAAAAACAACGTCCTTTGTCATTCAGCACTGCTAGTACCCCCGTGGAAGCTGAGAATTGGATCACTCACATTGAGAAGATATACCGAGTGCTTAGTTGTGAAGAGAGGTTTTGGGTGCCATTAGCTATTTATAAACTAGAGGGGGATGCTCAGCGCTGGTGGATCGCTTTGAGACAAGCGAAAGGGGGTATCGATTTTGAGGATTCATTAGATTGGGTTGATTTCAAAGAGTTGTTTTTCCGTCAGTACTTTTCTGAGGCGGAGAAAGAAGCTGTGATTCGGGAGTATGCGAATATTAAGCAAGGGAATGATGAGTCTATTAATGATTTCACTAAGAGGTTTTTGAGGCTTGTGGGTTTGATTGGTGCTGCTGCTGGGTCTTCTGAGGACCAAGCCCGTAAGTACAAATGGGCTGTTCATGGGTGTTACCGCTCTAAAATGATTAATCTGAAATGTTTTGATGTCGCTGAGGCAGCCGATTATGCTCGGAATTTGGAGATGGAGCGAGCTGAGTATTTGTCTACTAAAAATGAGGATGGTAAAAACAAGAGGGTTAAGATTGCACAACCACTACGATCTGTGCCTGCACCGACTACCAAACAGGGTCAACAATCTGGGAACCAAGGGTATCGTAGTAATAATTGGAATAATAGAGGAAATCAGCAAAGGATTGACAACGGGCCCAATAATAATAACCGTGGTCAATTACAAGTGTACCGCCCCCAAGGGCAACAAAGGGGTAACGAAAATGGTGGTGTTAATGCCAATGCACCGTGTGGGACTTATGGAAAGAATCATCCGGGAAGAGTTTGTTATCGTAGTGCGGGTTCATGTTTTGCTTGTGGAGAGGTTGGTCACTTAGCTAAGGATTGCAAGAATCCTAGACCTGGGTTTGTTCCGAAGGTTCCTCCGCCAGCTCCTGGTGGACGCGTCTTTGCCATGACTGCGGCTCAGGCTGCTGACGCTACAG GTACTATTACTGGTCATGTATTTGTACACCATCGCGCCCTCTTCGTTCTGTTTGATTATGGGTCTACGCACTCGATTGTGTCTGTTAAGAGCTCGAAATATTTGAAAGTGTCTCCAACTTGGTTGTCTACTCCATTTACGATCTCTACCCCAATGGGTAGTGTTGAAACTATAGATCACGTGTATCAAAACTGCCGTTTGGAATTCAATGATTGCATGTTTCCTGCAAATCTCTTTCCTATGACCATGCATGACTTTGACATTATTCTTGGCATGGATTGGTTATCTCGCCATCATGCGAATATCGATTGTTATTCTAAGAGGATTTTGTTTGGAAATCATTCTATACCCGATTGTGTCTTTAATGGCGATCTTCCTATAAAGTCTATCAAGGTTATCTCAGCGCTTAAGGCGCAAAAGCTCATTTCACATGGTTGTGTTGGTTATTTAGCTTCGATTCAGAATTTGTCTATCGAGAGTCCTTCACTTGAAAATATCGATGTTGTTCgagagtttcccgatgtatttcctgacgaattacAGGGTTTGCCTCCAGTTCGTGAAGTTGAATTTTTGATTGATTTGATTCCGGGTTCCCAACCGATATCAAAAGCTCCTTATCGTATGGCACCACTCGAGTTGCAAAAACTCAAGGAGCAATTGCAAGAGTTGATAGATTGTGGTTTTATTCGGCTAAGTGTGTCATCTTGGGGTGCGCcg AGTAATGAAGAACATGAGAATCATCTTCGTGCTGTACTTGAAACCCTTCGAAGTAAGAAATTGTTTgcgaagttctctaaatgtgaattctgGTTGCAAAGAGTTtcctttctgggtcatgttgtatcGGCTGAGGGTATAATGATGGATCCAGCGAAAATTGAGGCTATTATAAATTGGTCAAGACCTACTTCTGTTGTTGAGGTTCGAAGTTTTcttggtttagctggttattatcgaCGATTTGTTGAAGGTTTTTCGACGATTGCTTTGCCGCTTACCAAGTTATTGAGGAAAGGGGAAAAATTTGTGTGGACCGAGGAACGACAAAAGAGTTTCGATGAGTTAAAGAAAAGACTTGTATCAGCTCCTATTCTTGCATTGCCATCAGGGAGTGGGGGTTTTCAAATCTATAGTGATGCTTCTAAGCATGGTTTGGGTTGCGTTTTAATGCAGCATggtaaggtaattgcttatgcctcgAGGCAGTTGAAACCCTATGAGGTTAATTACCTTACTCATGATTTGGAGCTAGCTGCTGTGATCTTTGCGTTGAAaatatggag gtggcttGAGTTATTGAAGGATTATGATGCAAACATTCAATACCATCCtggaaaagcgaatgtggtagcagacgcATTGAGTAGAAAGTCATTTGGTAGTATCTCATGTTTGGTTACTCACATTCAAGAATTCGAAAGACTTGATATGGGATTGAGTAAAAGAGGAGCATCGGGGATGTTGGCAAATCTAAAATTCGAGTCTGATTTAATTACTAGAATAAAATGGGCTCAATTGGATGATGGTGATTTGTGGACAGTGTTTCAAAATTTGGAAGAGGGTAAAGTGAAAGAGTTCAGAGAAGATGATGATGGGGTTATTTGGTGTGGGAATCGATTATGTGTTCCTAATGATGATGCTATTCGTAAGGCTCTGTTGTCTGAGGCTCACAGCTCACCTTTTTCTATACATCCTAGTTCGACCAAAATGTATCAGGATTTAAAGCAGCACTTTTGGTGGAGTGGTATGAAGAAAGACATTGCTAGATATGTTGGGAAGTGCCTTACTTGTCAACAAGTAAAGATCGAGCACCAACGTGCTAGTGGTTTGTTGCAGCCATTGGACATTCTCGTGTGGAAGTGGGATGATATCTCAATGGATTTCGTATGTGGTTTACCGAAGACTGTGAAAAGGCATGATGCTATTCGGATGGTGATTGATAGATTAACCAAATCGGCTCATTTCTTGCCTATTCGTATGGATTATTTGGTAAGTAAGCTATCCGAGCTTTTTCAGCAAGAAATTGTAAGATTACACGGGGTTCCTTCTTCCATCGTATCCGATCGTGATCCTCGGtttacatctagattttggaaGGGGTTACACAAAGTTTGGGGTACGCAATTGAAGCTTAGTACTGcttttcatccacaaactgatggacagtctGAGCGTACAATACAGatctt